A genomic segment from Alteribacillus bidgolensis encodes:
- the hpaE gene encoding 5-carboxymethyl-2-hydroxymuconate semialdehyde dehydrogenase — translation MSTRLMDVNNAGKEAISSISDIQLYIDGEFVHADSKETFENISPFTNEPINRVASGDTEDIDQAVKAARKAFKGEWGNLKVKERLAYINKIADLIDEHIDEIAPLESYDTGLPISQTKKMVARSAHNFRFYAEMVSSRLVGDVYQVDDEFLNYTIHKPVGIAGLITPWNAPFMLETWKIAPALATGNTVILKPAEWSPLTANRLAEIIDKAGLPDGVFNVVHGYGEKAGAALVAHPDVELISFTGETTTGSEIMKNGADSLKRFSMELGGKSPIIVFDDADLDRALDAATWGIFSFNGERCTANSRLYLHESVADTFVERLKERVQNIIVGDPMREQTQVGPLIHKKHYDNVKGYLELAKEEGCEVISGDIPEDMSRGNFIAPTILLNAHNNMRVIQEEIFGPVIAVMTFKEEEEVIELANDVRYGLAGYVWTKDIQRGHRVAQAVDSGMLWVNSQNVRDLRTPFGGSKHSGIGREGGYYAFEFYTEIQVIHVALGQHHIPQFGKK, via the coding sequence ATGAGCACTCGTTTAATGGATGTAAATAATGCTGGGAAAGAAGCGATTTCTTCCATTTCAGACATTCAGCTTTATATTGATGGAGAATTTGTCCATGCAGATAGTAAGGAAACATTCGAAAACATCAGTCCCTTCACGAATGAACCAATCAACAGGGTCGCCTCTGGAGATACGGAGGATATTGATCAAGCAGTCAAAGCGGCAAGAAAAGCGTTTAAGGGAGAATGGGGAAACTTAAAGGTTAAAGAACGTTTGGCGTATATTAATAAGATTGCCGATTTAATTGATGAACATATCGATGAAATCGCTCCGTTAGAATCCTATGATACCGGACTTCCGATTAGTCAAACGAAAAAAATGGTGGCCCGTTCGGCTCATAACTTCCGCTTTTATGCAGAAATGGTGTCGAGCCGTTTAGTGGGAGATGTGTATCAAGTAGACGACGAGTTTTTGAATTATACGATTCATAAACCAGTCGGCATCGCAGGTTTAATTACCCCATGGAATGCACCGTTTATGCTGGAAACGTGGAAAATCGCACCGGCGTTGGCGACAGGAAACACAGTCATTTTGAAACCGGCAGAATGGTCGCCGTTAACCGCGAATCGTCTGGCGGAGATTATTGATAAAGCAGGGCTGCCGGACGGTGTGTTTAATGTGGTGCACGGGTACGGCGAAAAAGCAGGAGCTGCATTGGTTGCCCATCCGGATGTGGAATTGATTTCTTTTACGGGAGAAACGACAACCGGTTCCGAAATTATGAAAAATGGCGCGGACTCGCTGAAACGATTCTCGATGGAATTGGGTGGGAAGTCACCGATCATCGTGTTTGACGATGCAGATCTAGATCGTGCGCTTGATGCAGCGACGTGGGGCATCTTCTCTTTTAACGGGGAACGCTGTACAGCAAATTCTCGCTTGTACCTTCATGAAAGCGTTGCCGACACCTTTGTCGAACGATTGAAAGAAAGAGTGCAAAACATTATCGTAGGAGATCCGATGAGAGAACAGACCCAAGTCGGTCCGCTGATTCATAAGAAGCATTATGACAACGTCAAGGGGTACTTGGAACTAGCGAAAGAAGAAGGCTGTGAGGTGATCAGCGGCGATATTCCAGAGGACATGAGCCGCGGAAACTTTATCGCCCCGACCATCTTATTGAATGCTCATAATAACATGCGGGTGATCCAAGAAGAAATCTTCGGTCCAGTGATCGCTGTCATGACTTTTAAAGAGGAAGAAGAAGTCATTGAACTGGCCAATGATGTTCGGTATGGCTTGGCTGGTTATGTGTGGACGAAAGACATCCAGCGCGGCCACCGTGTCGCTCAAGCTGTAGACTCCGGCATGTTGTGGGTGAATTCTCAAAATGTCCGTGATTTGCGTACGCCATTTGGCGGCTCGAAACACAGCGGTATTGGGCGAGAAGGCGGTTACTATGCGTTTGAATTTTACACCGAAATTCAAGTTATTCATGTAGCGTTAGGGCAGCACCATATACCTCAATTCGGAAAAAAATAA
- the hpaB gene encoding 4-hydroxyphenylacetate 3-monooxygenase, oxygenase component has product MPAKTGAEYKERLRKAKNNVYIHGERVEDPTTHPGFKNVINSMANLYDLQYEQPEKMLYTSPTSGDKVGMTFLRPESKEDLVKRREAIQTWARTSGGMMGRSPDYLNAEVMAMGVATDLFAEDDPMFAENAKNYYEYARENDISLTHTLIHPQVNRQKAQHEQKDANVALHLVEKRTDGIIVDGARLLATQGGITDEILVFPSTVKQAGELDDPYSLAFVVPNNTPGLKYISRESFDYGKNEWDHPMSSRFEEGDAIVYFDNVFVPWEKVFVCGNSSICNRTFLETNAVVHMSHQVVAKNVVKTEFILGVILSVMDAIGIDQFQHVKDKGTEVMLVLESMKSHLFKAEQNASLDKWGTMTPDFEALNAARNWYPRIYPRLVEILRILGASGLMGIPTEADFQHEELGPIVNRALQAKNLEGYDRVQLFRLAWDLTLSAFGSRQMHYEYYFFGDPIKMGMTYFDQFDKEPHKQYVQDFLKQIKSSKPNFSNV; this is encoded by the coding sequence ATGCCTGCTAAAACAGGAGCAGAGTACAAAGAAAGACTTCGGAAGGCAAAAAATAATGTGTACATTCATGGAGAGCGTGTCGAAGATCCAACGACTCACCCAGGTTTTAAAAATGTTATTAATTCCATGGCAAACCTTTATGACCTTCAGTATGAGCAGCCGGAAAAAATGCTTTACACTTCACCTACATCCGGAGATAAAGTAGGAATGACATTTTTGCGTCCCGAATCAAAAGAAGATTTGGTGAAACGCAGAGAAGCGATTCAAACCTGGGCTCGGACATCCGGAGGCATGATGGGGCGTTCTCCTGATTATTTAAACGCTGAAGTGATGGCAATGGGAGTAGCAACAGATCTTTTTGCAGAAGATGATCCGATGTTTGCAGAAAATGCGAAAAATTATTACGAATACGCGCGCGAAAATGACATTAGTTTAACGCATACTTTAATTCACCCTCAGGTGAACCGTCAAAAAGCGCAGCACGAACAAAAAGACGCCAATGTTGCATTGCACCTCGTCGAAAAAAGAACAGATGGAATCATTGTAGACGGAGCACGTCTTTTGGCTACGCAAGGCGGTATTACAGATGAAATTCTCGTATTTCCATCAACCGTAAAACAAGCTGGTGAATTAGATGATCCGTATTCCCTAGCGTTTGTCGTACCAAATAATACCCCTGGGTTGAAGTATATTAGCCGCGAGTCCTTTGATTATGGAAAAAATGAATGGGATCATCCAATGAGCAGCCGGTTCGAAGAAGGAGACGCGATTGTTTATTTTGATAACGTTTTCGTGCCTTGGGAAAAAGTATTTGTTTGTGGAAACTCTTCTATTTGTAACCGGACCTTCCTTGAGACAAACGCCGTTGTGCATATGTCTCATCAAGTAGTAGCTAAAAATGTTGTTAAAACAGAGTTCATTCTTGGCGTTATCTTAAGCGTTATGGATGCGATTGGAATCGACCAATTCCAGCACGTAAAAGATAAAGGAACAGAAGTCATGCTCGTCTTGGAATCTATGAAATCTCATTTATTCAAGGCTGAACAAAATGCTTCATTAGACAAATGGGGTACGATGACACCAGACTTTGAAGCTCTAAATGCAGCAAGGAACTGGTATCCAAGAATTTACCCGCGTCTAGTTGAAATATTAAGAATTCTAGGAGCGTCTGGATTAATGGGCATTCCAACAGAAGCAGATTTTCAGCATGAAGAACTTGGCCCAATTGTAAACCGAGCACTTCAAGCGAAAAACCTCGAAGGATATGACAGAGTACAATTGTTCCGGTTGGCATGGGACCTGACATTGAGCGCGTTTGGAAGCCGTCAAATGCACTATGAATACTACTTCTTTGGTGATCCGATTAAAATGGGCATGACGTACTTTGATCAATTTGATAAAGAGCCGCATAAACAATATGTGCAAGATTTCTTAAAACAAATTAAATCATCAAAACCGAATTTTTCAAATGTTTAA
- the hpaD gene encoding 3,4-dihydroxyphenylacetate 2,3-dioxygenase encodes MNFDIIRTGRAVLHVTDLDKSRAFYDALGFIETESDEENIFFRGLEEHNHHSLWLKKKPEPAVEVISYKVRAEEDLEKLESFFTKQGRKVTWLEKGSQKALGKSLRVQDLSGLPAEFYAEMETVDRMLQRYDLYKGAKVQRIDHFNCMVPDVEKAYNYYIDELGFACSEYTAGEEEKIWAAWLHRKPSVHDVAFMNGPGPRLHHVGFWLNDPMSLINGCDVLASMGYAPNIERGPGRHGLSNAFFLYLRDPDGHRIELYNGDYLTSDPDFKPVRWDLDDPMRQTFWGHEAPDSWFEEASEVLDVHTGKKIDLKEPTLKKRKPTFVI; translated from the coding sequence ATGAATTTTGATATTATTCGCACAGGCCGTGCCGTACTGCATGTCACAGACCTTGACAAGTCGAGAGCATTTTACGATGCTCTTGGCTTCATTGAAACCGAATCCGATGAAGAAAACATTTTCTTCCGCGGATTAGAAGAACACAATCACCATAGCCTTTGGCTGAAGAAAAAGCCGGAGCCAGCTGTGGAAGTAATCAGTTACAAAGTGAGAGCAGAAGAAGATCTCGAAAAACTAGAATCGTTTTTTACCAAACAGGGACGTAAGGTGACGTGGCTCGAAAAAGGAAGCCAAAAAGCCCTCGGGAAGTCCTTGCGCGTCCAAGATTTATCTGGACTTCCAGCAGAGTTCTATGCCGAAATGGAAACGGTGGATCGGATGCTCCAGCGTTACGACTTATATAAAGGCGCCAAAGTCCAGCGAATTGACCATTTTAACTGCATGGTGCCGGATGTAGAAAAAGCCTATAACTATTATATTGATGAGCTTGGCTTTGCGTGTTCGGAATACACGGCCGGGGAAGAAGAAAAAATTTGGGCGGCGTGGCTGCACCGCAAACCAAGTGTGCACGATGTCGCATTCATGAACGGCCCAGGTCCACGTCTTCATCACGTCGGTTTTTGGTTGAACGACCCAATGAGCTTAATTAACGGCTGTGACGTCTTGGCTTCGATGGGGTACGCTCCAAACATTGAACGCGGCCCGGGACGACATGGATTGTCCAATGCCTTCTTCCTCTATTTGAGAGATCCGGACGGTCACCGGATTGAGCTGTATAACGGGGACTATCTCACAAGTGATCCGGACTTCAAGCCGGTCCGCTGGGATCTTGATGATCCGATGCGGCAGACATTCTGGGGCCATGAAGCACCAGACAGCTGGTTTGAAGAAGCATCCGAAGTGCTCGATGTTCATACTGGAAAGAAAATCGATCTGAAAGAGCCGACATTGAAAAAACGAAAACCAACGTTTGTCATATAA
- a CDS encoding aldehyde dehydrogenase family protein, which yields MLKTEIEKRKKLFINGEWREAGEHIPLYSPYNQEVLTEIPKASIEETDAAIEAAVQAQTKMKKLTAHERSEILFQLVRLLQDNHEKAAALIAQEAAKPIATARGEVDRTIQTYKFAAMEANQLYGETLPMDAAPGGQNRLGYTVHEPLGVIGAITPFNFPMNLVAHKVGPAIATGNTIVLKPASQTPLSAFFLAELLQEAGLPEGALNVVTGSGRVVGDRIVKDERVNMITFTGSPEVGKEIRSKAGLKKATLELGSNAAVIVDEDVDLNAIISRCVQGAFAFQGQVCISLQRVYVHENVYESFVEKFVEETKKLVTGDPLDEKTNVSAMISERDVERALAWIKEAKESGAVVKTGGEREGSIVLPTVLLNAADDQKVSCQEVFAPIVVINPVSSIDKAIGEVNHSRYGLQAGIYTKDIQKAMNASEQLEVGGVMINDIPTFRVDHMPYGGVKESGTGREGIKYAVKEMTELKLVVVNNNQ from the coding sequence ATGCTCAAAACAGAAATCGAAAAAAGAAAAAAACTATTTATTAATGGAGAATGGCGAGAAGCAGGGGAACACATACCCCTGTATTCTCCCTATAATCAAGAAGTATTAACGGAAATTCCAAAAGCTTCTATCGAGGAAACAGACGCAGCGATTGAAGCCGCTGTTCAAGCCCAGACGAAAATGAAAAAGCTAACGGCTCATGAACGAAGTGAGATCCTTTTTCAACTTGTCCGGCTTTTGCAAGACAACCATGAAAAAGCAGCTGCACTCATCGCTCAGGAAGCAGCAAAGCCAATTGCCACAGCTAGAGGCGAAGTAGACCGGACGATCCAGACTTATAAGTTTGCTGCGATGGAAGCCAATCAATTATATGGGGAGACGCTCCCGATGGATGCGGCACCAGGCGGTCAAAACCGGCTCGGCTATACGGTACATGAACCTCTTGGCGTTATTGGGGCAATTACTCCTTTTAATTTTCCAATGAATTTGGTGGCTCACAAAGTAGGTCCAGCTATTGCCACAGGCAATACGATTGTGTTAAAACCAGCCTCCCAAACACCGTTATCAGCATTCTTTCTCGCCGAATTGTTACAAGAAGCCGGACTCCCTGAGGGGGCATTAAATGTGGTGACCGGAAGCGGCCGTGTTGTAGGAGACCGGATTGTAAAAGATGAACGGGTGAACATGATTACGTTTACGGGAAGTCCAGAAGTCGGCAAAGAAATTCGCAGCAAAGCCGGTTTGAAGAAAGCGACCTTAGAACTCGGTTCAAATGCAGCTGTAATTGTCGATGAAGATGTCGATCTTAATGCAATCATTTCTCGCTGTGTACAAGGTGCTTTTGCCTTCCAAGGTCAGGTTTGTATATCGCTTCAGCGTGTGTATGTACATGAAAACGTCTACGAATCCTTTGTTGAGAAATTTGTAGAAGAAACAAAGAAATTGGTAACCGGAGATCCGTTAGATGAAAAAACAAATGTCTCGGCCATGATCTCAGAAAGGGATGTGGAGCGTGCTTTAGCCTGGATTAAGGAAGCTAAAGAGAGTGGAGCTGTTGTGAAAACAGGCGGAGAGCGAGAAGGCAGCATTGTTCTTCCTACGGTACTTCTAAATGCAGCAGACGATCAGAAAGTTTCATGCCAAGAAGTTTTCGCTCCAATTGTGGTGATTAATCCAGTATCGTCTATTGACAAAGCGATTGGTGAAGTCAATCATTCACGCTATGGTCTGCAAGCAGGCATTTATACGAAAGACATTCAAAAGGCTATGAATGCGTCCGAACAGCTTGAAGTCGGCGGAGTAATGATTAATGACATTCCGACGTTCCGAGTGGACCATATGCCTTATGGGGGCGTGAAAGAAAGCGGAACGGGGCGCGAAGGTATTAAGTATGCGGTAAAAGAAATGACAGAGTTAAAATTAGTTGTTGTAAATAACAATCAATAA
- a CDS encoding flavin reductase family protein translates to MDDRMFRTAMGKFATGVTVITTEVDGEVHGMTANAFMSVSLDPKLVLISVGDKARMHDLIKRADKFAVNILSEEQKEMSMIFAGQIKEERNVAFEDFEGTPIIKDSLVNLACNVYDTHEAGDHTLFVGEVLNLNVQDGEPLAFFEGKYKQIS, encoded by the coding sequence ATGGATGATCGTATGTTCAGAACAGCGATGGGGAAATTTGCGACAGGCGTAACTGTGATTACAACAGAGGTAGATGGAGAAGTACACGGCATGACTGCCAATGCTTTCATGTCGGTGTCGTTAGATCCTAAACTTGTCCTCATTTCCGTTGGAGATAAAGCCCGGATGCATGACTTAATTAAACGTGCTGATAAATTTGCTGTAAATATATTGTCAGAAGAGCAGAAAGAGATGTCAATGATTTTTGCCGGACAAATCAAAGAAGAAAGAAATGTAGCCTTTGAAGATTTTGAAGGAACGCCGATTATAAAAGATTCCCTCGTTAATTTGGCCTGTAACGTATATGATACGCACGAAGCTGGGGACCACACCTTATTTGTCGGTGAAGTGTTAAATTTAAATGTTCAAGACGGAGAACCGCTTGCTTTCTTTGAAGGGAAATATAAACAGATCAGCTAA
- a CDS encoding FAD synthetase family protein: protein MKTIQLGYPITDALKNKSEPCVMALGFFDGVHLGHQQIIKTAKTIAAEKNLKLAVMTFFPHPSAVIKKGNQVTKYITPLSVKKEIFEKMGVDLLYVVDFNMDVAKIPHDQFVNEYLDGLQCKHAVGGFDYTYGFKGKGNMAQLNIDANGRFGVTTVEKLEKKHHKVSSTLLRELISSGRVEDIPTYLGSRYALQGILQRRANNYILYIDSDYFLPCPGSYEVTLKNGVLVTKGLCEIKSSDQPGELHIRMFYGQPFENTLPVQLQWENFIADYEMDAFHAQARFDEMEVSM from the coding sequence ATGAAGACCATTCAACTAGGTTATCCAATAACTGATGCCTTAAAAAACAAAAGTGAACCTTGCGTTATGGCTTTGGGCTTTTTCGATGGCGTGCATTTAGGTCATCAGCAAATTATTAAAACAGCAAAAACCATTGCAGCTGAAAAAAATTTGAAGCTGGCGGTCATGACCTTTTTCCCGCACCCAAGCGCAGTGATTAAAAAAGGAAATCAAGTGACAAAATACATTACTCCATTGTCTGTGAAAAAAGAGATATTTGAAAAAATGGGTGTAGACTTGCTATATGTGGTGGATTTTAATATGGACGTTGCCAAAATTCCTCATGACCAATTCGTTAACGAATACCTTGACGGTTTACAATGCAAGCATGCAGTAGGCGGGTTTGATTATACGTATGGATTTAAGGGAAAAGGGAATATGGCTCAATTAAATATTGATGCTAATGGACGCTTCGGAGTGACCACAGTAGAAAAGCTGGAAAAAAAACATCATAAAGTAAGCTCTACTTTGCTGCGCGAACTCATATCTTCGGGCCGAGTGGAAGATATTCCAACCTATCTTGGAAGCCGGTATGCACTTCAAGGAATACTACAGAGAAGAGCAAATAACTATATTCTCTATATTGACTCAGATTATTTTCTACCCTGCCCAGGAAGCTATGAAGTTACGTTGAAAAATGGAGTACTTGTAACCAAGGGGCTCTGTGAAATTAAATCAAGCGACCAGCCTGGAGAACTTCACATTAGAATGTTTTATGGCCAGCCATTTGAAAATACGCTGCCCGTTCAATTACAATGGGAAAACTTCATCGCTGATTACGAAATGGATGCTTTCCATGCGCAAGCTCGTTTTGATGAAATGGAAGTAAGCATGTAA
- a CDS encoding ROK family transcriptional regulator, whose translation MLQKLLSSTTQKGINLKALYNCVRNEPELTKAEIAQSTGLKLSTCARLLEELIEQGLLYESGEAESSGGRKPKKYSIQPDVNYLVGIDISRTFSKVVLMGLDLKIIAEERFDMNDSSTPDVMIEQFTQVIHSMLDRNNIPDASLLGIGVSAIGPLDTKQGVIKNPLHFPAPKWEDVPIKEMLKKHFDTNIELDYGENTALDAERRLGAARDDKNVIYINKGAGIRLAIMLNREILRSTGGDKVGAFGQGHMVVDIHGKKCVCGNYGCMNTYSTIPALLTEAKSRLKRGHSSILSETVDDFSTLTFLQLVSALKQGDDFSEQVVKDVAYYSAAGLANMVIIFHPSIIILSGPMYREMKLYYQTVVEMTEARYKKLFPQLNVAFSQGELGENAAAIGAGSLVLDSLLSF comes from the coding sequence ATGCTGCAAAAACTTTTATCATCAACTACGCAAAAAGGTATTAATTTGAAAGCGCTATATAATTGTGTAAGAAATGAACCAGAATTAACAAAAGCTGAAATTGCTCAAAGTACCGGTTTAAAACTAAGCACTTGTGCAAGGCTGCTAGAAGAATTAATAGAACAGGGTCTATTATATGAAAGCGGAGAAGCCGAATCTAGTGGAGGAAGAAAACCTAAAAAGTATTCCATACAGCCAGATGTAAATTACTTAGTCGGCATTGACATATCACGAACATTTTCAAAAGTAGTACTCATGGGATTAGATTTAAAGATTATTGCAGAAGAACGATTTGACATGAATGATTCAAGTACGCCGGATGTGATGATAGAGCAGTTTACTCAAGTCATTCACTCAATGTTAGATAGAAATAATATTCCTGATGCCTCTTTGTTGGGAATTGGGGTCAGCGCTATTGGTCCGCTCGATACAAAGCAGGGTGTTATAAAAAATCCCCTCCATTTCCCGGCGCCAAAATGGGAGGATGTACCAATAAAAGAAATGCTAAAGAAGCATTTTGATACAAACATTGAATTAGACTATGGTGAAAATACCGCTTTAGATGCAGAACGCCGTCTCGGGGCTGCTAGGGATGACAAGAATGTTATTTACATTAATAAAGGAGCAGGCATCCGACTTGCTATTATGTTGAATCGGGAAATTCTTCGTTCTACTGGCGGTGATAAAGTAGGTGCGTTTGGGCAGGGGCACATGGTGGTAGATATTCACGGGAAGAAATGTGTTTGCGGAAACTATGGATGCATGAATACTTATTCCACCATTCCAGCTCTTCTCACCGAAGCAAAGAGCCGCCTAAAGAGAGGCCATTCTTCCATTCTGAGCGAAACAGTAGATGATTTTTCTACATTGACGTTTCTTCAACTCGTTTCTGCTCTTAAGCAAGGTGATGATTTCAGTGAACAAGTAGTAAAAGATGTTGCTTATTATTCAGCAGCTGGCCTTGCTAATATGGTAATTATTTTCCATCCAAGTATAATTATTCTAAGTGGACCGATGTATAGAGAGATGAAGCTTTATTATCAAACGGTAGTAGAGATGACGGAAGCAAGGTACAAAAAGCTGTTTCCTCAGTTAAATGTGGCTTTCAGCCAGGGGGAACTAGGAGAAAATGCTGCCGCTATAGGAGCAGGGAGCCTTGTACTAGATTCATTGTTATCTTTTTAA
- a CDS encoding TAXI family TRAP transporter solute-binding subunit translates to MKLKYNRTNFFRALGLLVFLLLGACGNGGETNSASETQSSGGGSYSIATLPETTAFYETGSGISSVVGEHSSVNMSVSPYAGIMSWIPLLQEGEVDFGLSQYATLSYNYEGHEPKEYEEKKNLRTVMYGNNAVLTGIAVREDAGIESISDLKGKKVASDFPGDDGVGALVEVVLQSVGLSWDDVEKVPVSNAPAGLEALRNGEVDAAFAGTPTQGSILEIDEVAGIKALNFGEVPPEEFDEFPEELHELMNTYNPGLEPVLFEGGFIEEEKIIYQYPIILATATHVPEGAVYEITKALWENDKELHSYGNWLKEWNSETMFNPYPPAPYHDGAIKFFKEEGVWTEEAEEYHQDLLQE, encoded by the coding sequence ATGAAATTGAAGTATAACCGAACTAATTTCTTTAGAGCGCTAGGTTTATTAGTTTTCTTACTATTGGGTGCTTGTGGGAACGGAGGGGAAACCAATTCAGCTAGTGAAACACAGAGTTCTGGAGGAGGAAGCTATAGCATCGCTACGCTGCCAGAAACAACAGCTTTTTATGAAACAGGTTCTGGTATTTCCAGTGTAGTGGGTGAACATTCATCTGTAAATATGTCTGTGAGTCCGTATGCAGGTATTATGAGTTGGATACCTCTTCTTCAGGAGGGGGAAGTTGATTTTGGCCTTTCGCAATATGCAACACTTTCTTACAATTATGAAGGTCATGAACCAAAAGAGTATGAGGAGAAAAAAAACCTTAGGACAGTAATGTATGGAAACAATGCAGTTTTGACTGGAATTGCCGTTAGGGAAGACGCAGGGATTGAAAGTATTAGTGACTTGAAGGGTAAAAAAGTAGCTTCAGATTTTCCTGGAGATGATGGGGTAGGGGCACTTGTAGAAGTTGTATTACAATCAGTTGGTCTTAGCTGGGACGATGTAGAGAAAGTCCCTGTTTCAAATGCTCCGGCAGGTTTAGAGGCATTACGTAATGGGGAAGTAGATGCAGCATTTGCAGGTACTCCAACACAGGGAAGCATCTTAGAGATTGACGAAGTTGCAGGAATTAAGGCCCTCAATTTTGGGGAAGTACCCCCAGAAGAATTTGATGAATTTCCGGAAGAACTACATGAGCTAATGAATACTTATAATCCAGGTTTAGAACCTGTACTTTTTGAAGGCGGGTTTATCGAAGAAGAAAAAATAATTTATCAATACCCTATTATTTTAGCGACTGCCACGCACGTACCAGAGGGTGCGGTTTATGAAATAACAAAAGCACTTTGGGAAAATGATAAGGAGTTACACTCTTATGGTAACTGGTTGAAAGAATGGAACTCTGAAACAATGTTTAATCCATATCCCCCTGCCCCATATCATGACGGAGCAATAAAGTTCTTTAAAGAAGAGGGGGTATGGACTGAAGAAGCAGAGGAATACCACCAAGATTTATTACAAGAATAG